In Entomomonas moraniae, one DNA window encodes the following:
- a CDS encoding ABC transporter substrate-binding protein — protein MRSFVVKNTLLIILLISTAMQIQAEPLTVISYGGLHVKAQGEAFYKPFEEQTKIKLLTGEYNGEMAKIRSMVDTKNVSWDVVQVETGDLYRGCSEGLFEQIDWSTLKIDEESDYVDGSLSDCGAGFFIWSIVLAYDTHQFKTPPKDWKDFWDIKKFPGKRALRKSPILALEAALLADGVKPADIYTVLATPEGVDRAFKKLDEIKPYIQWWESGSQPMQWLISGNVVMTSAYNGRVYDAQEEGKPVGIVWNDSFYDMDSFAIVKGTKNKEAAERFITLTMQPENQKIYSEVAGYGFSNKKTAALLDKKTLEHLSTAPEHMENAHKLDPDFWIDHGETLQQRFNIWISE, from the coding sequence ATGAGGTCTTTTGTGGTAAAGAATACACTGCTTATTATTTTACTTATAAGTACTGCTATGCAAATACAGGCAGAACCATTAACAGTTATTTCGTATGGTGGCTTACATGTTAAAGCCCAAGGCGAAGCTTTTTATAAGCCTTTTGAAGAGCAAACAAAAATAAAATTACTCACGGGTGAATACAATGGTGAAATGGCCAAAATACGATCCATGGTTGATACAAAAAATGTTTCTTGGGACGTGGTACAAGTCGAAACAGGTGATCTTTACCGTGGCTGTAGCGAAGGCTTATTTGAACAAATTGATTGGTCAACTCTAAAAATTGATGAAGAAAGTGATTATGTTGATGGTTCTCTTTCAGACTGTGGTGCAGGGTTTTTCATTTGGTCGATAGTTTTGGCTTATGATACCCATCAATTTAAAACACCCCCTAAGGATTGGAAAGATTTTTGGGATATCAAAAAATTCCCAGGCAAAAGAGCCTTAAGAAAAAGCCCTATTCTTGCTTTAGAAGCCGCTTTGCTGGCAGATGGTGTGAAGCCTGCTGATATTTATACTGTACTTGCAACGCCTGAGGGTGTAGACAGAGCATTCAAAAAGCTTGATGAAATAAAACCTTATATTCAGTGGTGGGAATCTGGTTCACAACCAATGCAATGGCTAATTTCAGGTAATGTAGTGATGACTTCGGCCTATAATGGCCGCGTGTATGATGCACAAGAAGAAGGTAAGCCAGTAGGCATTGTTTGGAATGATAGTTTCTATGACATGGATAGCTTTGCGATTGTAAAAGGAACAAAGAACAAAGAAGCAGCTGAACGTTTTATAACCCTGACGATGCAACCTGAAAATCAAAAGATATATTCAGAAGTGGCAGGTTATGGCTTTTCAAATAAAAAAACAGCGGCATTATTAGATAAAAAGACGCTTGAACACTTATCGACAGCACCAGAACACATGGAAAATGCCCATAAATTAGATCCTGATTTTTGGATAGACCATGGTGAAACATTGCAACAGCGGTTTAATATATGGATATCTGAGTAA
- a CDS encoding ABC transporter substrate-binding protein: MKRKIGLLLGCYLLMACQKQNDALTVVSLGGIHAKTQKETFYKPFMKQTQTSIVADSYNGGMAKIRSMIETQQIDWDVVQVETANLIRGCSEGLFEPLDTNLISNKNDFIKGNFSECGIGFFSWSIIFAYNKDKLPREPKTWKDFWNIKDFPGNRGLQKIPMIALEAALLADDVKPEDVYTLLKTPEGVDRAFKKLDEIKPYIRWWEKGSQPLPMLLTGDVVMTTTFNGRGVIAQQEGKPVGLVWNDSFYDVDNFAIIKGSRHKKLAEDFIAFAVSSAPQKAFSEYSHYGFVNEQVIPLINPILLKELPNNPDVMRHAHKINANFWVEQGEPLERRFNIWASQ, encoded by the coding sequence GTGAAAAGGAAAATAGGACTGTTGTTAGGCTGTTATTTATTAATGGCCTGCCAGAAACAAAACGATGCATTAACTGTCGTTTCATTAGGAGGAATTCATGCCAAAACCCAAAAAGAGACTTTTTATAAGCCCTTTATGAAACAAACACAAACATCGATTGTGGCCGATAGTTATAATGGTGGCATGGCAAAGATTCGTTCTATGATAGAAACTCAGCAAATAGACTGGGACGTTGTTCAGGTAGAAACTGCTAATTTAATTAGAGGTTGTAGTGAAGGCCTATTTGAGCCGCTTGATACCAATTTAATTAGTAATAAGAATGACTTTATCAAAGGTAACTTTTCTGAATGTGGCATAGGTTTTTTTAGTTGGTCGATTATTTTTGCCTACAACAAAGATAAGTTACCTCGTGAGCCTAAGACATGGAAAGATTTTTGGAATATTAAAGATTTTCCGGGTAATCGTGGTTTACAAAAAATACCGATGATAGCATTAGAGGCGGCACTATTAGCAGATGATGTAAAACCAGAAGATGTCTATACCCTATTAAAAACGCCTGAGGGTGTAGATAGAGCATTTAAAAAGCTTGATGAGATAAAACCCTATATTCGTTGGTGGGAAAAAGGCTCTCAACCTTTGCCCATGTTATTAACGGGTGATGTGGTGATGACCACAACTTTTAATGGACGAGGTGTTATTGCTCAACAAGAAGGAAAACCCGTGGGACTGGTGTGGAATGATAGTTTTTACGATGTCGATAATTTTGCCATTATCAAAGGTAGCCGCCATAAAAAATTGGCAGAAGACTTTATAGCCTTTGCCGTTTCATCGGCACCTCAAAAAGCATTTTCAGAATACTCGCATTATGGTTTTGTTAATGAACAGGTTATACCACTGATCAACCCTATATTGCTTAAAGAATTACCTAATAATCCTGATGTGATGCGACATGCCCATAAAATTAATGCTAATTTTTGGGTTGAGCAGGGCGAACCATTAGAAAGACGTTTTAATATTTGGGCCTCCCAGTAG
- a CDS encoding methionine ABC transporter permease — protein MENSKGIFYYLDNIWSIKGEFWVASQQTLIMVIIATVIAVLFGLAIGICLHLTNPNQLWKNKWANKTLGTLVDFLRAFPFVILMVAISPFSESLINVLSGNNPTAFFGTYTASVALSVAAIPYFARLVEQNLREIPKGIIEAAQAMGASNTTIIFRVLITEARAGIVSSTTVLIISILSYSAAAGMIGGGGLGDLAIRYGYNRYQTDIMIAVVVLLSIIVIMIQALGNFITRKIDKR, from the coding sequence GTGGAAAATAGCAAAGGTATTTTTTATTACTTAGATAATATCTGGTCTATAAAAGGTGAGTTTTGGGTCGCTAGCCAACAAACATTAATAATGGTTATTATTGCAACAGTTATTGCTGTTTTATTTGGTTTAGCTATTGGTATTTGTTTACATTTAACTAATCCTAACCAACTATGGAAAAATAAATGGGCTAATAAAACACTCGGAACACTGGTTGATTTTCTAAGAGCATTTCCTTTTGTCATCTTAATGGTTGCTATTAGTCCCTTCTCTGAGTCACTTATTAATGTATTATCGGGAAATAACCCCACAGCTTTTTTTGGAACATATACCGCCTCAGTAGCTTTATCTGTTGCAGCCATTCCCTATTTTGCACGATTAGTTGAACAGAACCTAAGAGAGATACCTAAAGGTATCATCGAGGCAGCTCAAGCAATGGGGGCATCCAATACAACCATTATTTTTCGGGTTTTAATAACAGAGGCAAGAGCAGGTATTGTTTCTAGTACAACGGTATTAATTATTAGTATTCTCTCTTACAGTGCAGCTGCTGGTATGATTGGTGGTGGTGGCTTAGGAGATCTTGCTATTCGTTATGGTTATAATCGCTACCAAACCGATATAATGATTGCAGTCGTTGTACTGCTTTCTATTATTGTTATTATGATACAAGCACTGGGTAATTTTATTACCCGTAAAATTGATAAACGTTAG
- a CDS encoding OprD family porin has protein sequence MQSTKRVALLVISCLTYSQFLLASEQSESKGFIEDSKWNAHARSLYFSRDFKSSHNTGQSKRMAWGLGLSTVFESGFTEGTVGFGLDAWGLQGIRLDGGRGHANAAMDVTPVGDSGRAAHDWSQLGGAVKARISNTTIKYGNQFVSLPILMTDSSRLLPESVTGTLITSKEIENLEINAGHFTAISGAHSTGHDNSGYPSAYYVGMKRLDFIGGTYQFTDNLATSLYYSWNKDIAKRAYGNINYTYPIDNQQSVNVDFNIYHTDYDKKYVRRTSEGDIDKSINNTIWSLAGKYSYDAHSFIVAYQQSMGGWYGHGYDYGSGYGTNDGGSSIWLANSYESDFNAKDEKSLQLSYELSGAGIGIPGLAFKSAYVYGWNADTAAYSGGKRGKERELFNQVSYTIQQGAAKDLAFKVRSSFYRATNRFSYGDNNELRVYVDYPLDLVALIKNNK, from the coding sequence ATGCAATCAACTAAACGTGTTGCGTTATTAGTAATTAGCTGTTTAACGTATTCTCAATTTTTATTAGCTAGCGAACAGAGCGAGAGTAAAGGATTTATTGAAGACAGTAAATGGAATGCTCATGCACGGAGTTTGTATTTTAGCCGAGATTTTAAAAGTAGCCATAATACAGGGCAAAGTAAAAGAATGGCTTGGGGACTTGGTTTAAGTACTGTATTTGAGTCAGGATTTACAGAAGGAACCGTTGGCTTTGGGTTAGATGCATGGGGATTGCAAGGGATTCGTTTAGATGGTGGTAGAGGCCATGCTAATGCAGCAATGGATGTAACACCTGTTGGTGATTCGGGGCGTGCCGCTCACGATTGGAGCCAATTAGGCGGCGCGGTAAAAGCAAGAATATCCAATACAACCATTAAATATGGTAACCAATTTGTCAGCTTACCGATTTTAATGACCGATAGCTCAAGATTACTACCTGAGTCAGTCACCGGTACGTTAATTACCAGTAAAGAAATCGAAAATTTAGAAATTAATGCAGGGCATTTTACAGCCATTAGCGGTGCACATAGCACGGGTCATGATAACTCAGGTTACCCAAGTGCCTATTATGTGGGTATGAAACGTTTAGATTTTATTGGTGGTACTTATCAATTTACAGATAATCTAGCAACGAGCTTATACTATTCATGGAATAAAGATATTGCTAAACGCGCCTACGGTAATATTAATTACACTTACCCAATTGATAATCAACAAAGTGTCAATGTTGATTTTAATATTTATCATACCGATTATGATAAAAAGTATGTTCGTCGCACTAGTGAAGGCGATATTGATAAAAGCATCAATAATACAATCTGGAGTTTAGCTGGTAAGTACAGCTATGATGCACATTCATTTATTGTGGCCTATCAACAATCTATGGGTGGTTGGTATGGGCATGGTTATGACTATGGTTCAGGTTATGGTACTAATGATGGTGGAAGTAGTATTTGGCTAGCTAATTCTTACGAGTCTGACTTTAATGCAAAAGATGAAAAGTCATTACAATTAAGTTATGAGTTAAGTGGTGCTGGTATCGGTATTCCTGGGTTAGCCTTTAAGTCAGCTTATGTTTATGGTTGGAATGCAGACACAGCTGCTTATAGTGGCGGTAAACGTGGTAAAGAAAGAGAGTTGTTTAATCAAGTTTCTTATACTATTCAGCAAGGCGCTGCAAAAGATCTTGCATTTAAAGTAAGAAGTTCTTTTTACCGTGCAACCAATCGATTCTCTTATGGTGATAATAACGAATTACGTGTTTATGTCGATTATCCCTTGGATTTGGTGGCGTTGATTAAAAACAATAAGTAA
- a CDS encoding MetQ/NlpA family ABC transporter substrate-binding protein gives MHQTLTLKVLATSLLAACLSLAACGDKTAENKTAQANEPTAKKTILFGTTVGDFGDMVKFSIKPILEKKGYDVKLIEFTDYVQPNLALSNGNIDVNIFQHKPYLDSFKAERNLALSPVFQVPTAPLGIYSGRLQKLEDAKKDMRVSVPNDPSNFARALVMMNDLGWITLKEGINPLTASERDIKDNKYNIQLVQLEAAQVPRSRNNVDFAIINGNYAVSSGVKLTTALYQEPSFAYVNWGVMRTKDIDQPWAKDVIAAYNSDEFKDYSHKTFEGYKWPANWTVEVKAPVKADEQTTTQETTAK, from the coding sequence ATGCATCAAACACTTACTTTAAAAGTTTTAGCGACAAGTTTATTAGCTGCTTGTTTAAGTCTAGCCGCTTGTGGTGATAAAACTGCTGAAAATAAAACGGCACAAGCCAATGAGCCTACCGCCAAAAAAACTATTCTTTTTGGTACCACCGTTGGTGATTTTGGTGACATGGTTAAATTTTCTATTAAGCCTATTTTAGAGAAAAAAGGCTATGATGTTAAATTGATAGAGTTCACAGACTATGTGCAACCTAATCTTGCCCTATCGAATGGAAATATCGATGTTAATATTTTTCAGCATAAACCTTATTTAGATAGTTTTAAAGCAGAAAGAAATCTTGCATTATCACCTGTATTCCAAGTACCTACAGCACCTCTTGGTATTTATTCTGGTCGTCTGCAAAAGCTAGAAGACGCTAAAAAAGATATGCGCGTATCTGTACCTAATGACCCTAGCAATTTCGCTCGGGCGCTTGTTATGATGAATGACTTAGGTTGGATTACATTAAAAGAAGGCATTAATCCGTTAACTGCTTCTGAACGTGATATTAAAGACAATAAGTACAATATCCAACTAGTTCAACTTGAAGCAGCACAAGTACCAAGATCACGTAATAATGTAGACTTCGCCATTATCAATGGTAATTATGCTGTTAGTTCCGGTGTCAAGTTAACGACTGCACTTTATCAAGAGCCTAGCTTTGCCTATGTAAACTGGGGTGTAATGCGTACTAAAGATATTGATCAGCCATGGGCTAAAGACGTGATAGCTGCTTATAACTCTGATGAGTTTAAAGACTACTCCCATAAAACATTTGAAGGTTATAAATGGCCTGCCAATTGGACAGTAGAAGTAAAAGCTCCTGTCAAAGCTGATGAACAAACTACAACACAAGAAACCACAGCGAAATAA
- a CDS encoding ABC transporter permease, with protein MEQIIKQQILKKGLKKSGRKKRWLSRVLVMPVVIFLIVFFVVPLADILCKSIINPEIHRNLPQTLQALATWDGKTTPDNTVFMALANDLREARKKGVAGAIGRRLGYEDDKYRIMISTTLRKLPRKPVDDIKSKIVAASPLWQDPTTWQVIKQVSGSLTTHYLLQSFDYKTDYNTGKLVPITIKMHNEQVANYHIKILLRTLWMSFIITSFCVLIGYPLAYWLSCQPTKRANLLLILVLLPFWTSLLVRTTGWYILLQSNGLINYLLQLFGIISQPISFIPGRFGVYIAMIHILLPFIVLPLYAVMKGISTTHLRAAISLGAHPLYAFSTVYVPQTYAGLRAGVLLVFIMAIGYYVTPALLGGPADQMISYFINYYTNEINNWGLAAALSLQLIVLVVILSWIYSKISYRKRKV; from the coding sequence ATGGAACAAATAATCAAACAACAAATACTTAAAAAAGGGCTGAAAAAATCAGGCCGTAAAAAAAGATGGCTATCTCGTGTATTAGTCATGCCTGTTGTTATCTTTTTGATTGTTTTTTTTGTTGTACCGTTGGCAGATATCTTATGCAAAAGTATCATCAATCCGGAAATTCATCGGAACTTACCACAAACATTGCAAGCATTGGCAACATGGGATGGTAAAACAACCCCCGATAACACTGTCTTTATGGCTCTTGCCAACGATTTACGAGAGGCCAGAAAAAAAGGGGTAGCAGGGGCAATTGGTAGAAGATTAGGTTATGAAGACGATAAATATCGTATTATGATCAGTACAACACTACGCAAGCTACCAAGAAAGCCTGTTGATGATATTAAAAGTAAAATCGTTGCTGCATCGCCCCTTTGGCAAGATCCGACCACATGGCAAGTGATTAAACAAGTATCAGGCAGTTTAACAACACATTATTTATTGCAATCATTTGATTATAAAACTGATTACAACACAGGTAAGCTAGTGCCTATAACCATTAAAATGCACAATGAACAAGTAGCTAATTACCATATAAAAATACTGCTTCGTACACTTTGGATGTCTTTTATTATTACTTCCTTTTGTGTGTTAATTGGTTATCCACTTGCCTATTGGCTTTCTTGCCAGCCGACGAAACGTGCTAACTTATTACTTATTTTAGTACTATTGCCTTTTTGGACTTCTTTACTGGTTCGCACGACAGGATGGTATATCTTATTACAATCGAATGGATTAATTAATTACCTCTTACAGCTATTTGGCATCATTAGTCAGCCCATTTCTTTTATTCCTGGGCGCTTTGGTGTATACATTGCGATGATTCATATCTTATTACCCTTTATTGTTTTACCCCTTTATGCGGTGATGAAAGGTATTTCCACTACACACTTACGTGCTGCTATCTCATTAGGTGCACACCCATTGTATGCATTTTCTACAGTGTATGTGCCACAAACGTATGCAGGACTCAGAGCTGGGGTTTTATTAGTCTTTATTATGGCCATTGGTTATTATGTGACGCCTGCATTATTAGGTGGGCCTGCTGATCAAATGATCAGTTATTTTATAAATTATTATACCAATGAAATAAATAACTGGGGGTTGGCTGCTGCACTGAGTTTACAGCTTATTGTACTGGTTGTGATATTAAGTTGGATTTACAGTAAAATTTCTTATAGGAAACGAAAAGTTTAA
- a CDS encoding methionine ABC transporter ATP-binding protein, which produces MIVLDQVYKRYSHPDQNGWFDAVHPTSLTIDQGEVFGLIGFSGAGKSTLLRLINLLERPDGGKVIVDGQNLTSLSTAQLRKARQNIGMIFQQFNLLSNLTVADNVAFPLKIAGWSTADINKRVKECLAIVDLEDRINHYPAQLSGGQKQRVGIARALAPSPHVILADEPTSALDPFTTRSVLDCLKEINKQFGVTIVMVTHEMQVIRNICNRAALMEQGKIVEIAEIKDHQILANSTLASKLIEGF; this is translated from the coding sequence ATGATTGTATTAGATCAGGTTTACAAGCGTTATTCCCATCCCGACCAAAACGGGTGGTTTGATGCAGTACACCCAACGTCTCTTACTATCGATCAAGGTGAAGTGTTCGGTTTAATCGGTTTTTCTGGAGCAGGTAAATCAACCTTGTTACGCTTAATTAATTTACTTGAGCGTCCAGATGGTGGAAAAGTCATTGTTGACGGGCAGAATTTAACTAGCTTATCCACTGCACAACTGCGTAAAGCTCGTCAAAATATTGGCATGATCTTTCAACAGTTCAATTTGCTGAGTAATTTAACCGTTGCTGATAATGTGGCATTTCCTTTAAAAATTGCAGGATGGTCAACTGCAGATATTAATAAACGTGTTAAAGAATGTTTAGCTATTGTTGATTTAGAAGACCGTATTAATCATTACCCAGCACAGCTTTCAGGCGGTCAAAAACAACGTGTAGGTATTGCTAGAGCATTAGCCCCTAGTCCTCATGTCATTTTAGCAGATGAACCAACCAGTGCCCTTGATCCTTTCACTACACGCAGTGTGTTAGACTGTTTAAAAGAGATCAATAAACAATTTGGTGTCACCATCGTAATGGTAACTCATGAAATGCAAGTGATTCGTAATATTTGTAATCGTGCAGCGCTCATGGAGCAAGGGAAAATTGTTGAAATTGCTGAGATTAAAGATCACCAAATTCTAGCCAACTCAACATTGGCAAGTAAATTGATTGAGGGCTTTTAA
- the argA gene encoding amino-acid N-acetyltransferase, which translates to MSYYVQWLRQASPYINAHRGKTFVVMIPGEAVEHPNFNNIIYDLVLLHSLGVRLVLVNGSRPQINKKIADKKISPHYHHGLRVTNAEILDCVIEVVGRLRSTFEAKLSMDLASSPMQGARLRVTSGNFVTAKPIGVVDGIDFQHTGEVRRIDRKGICRQLDENNIVLLSPLGYSPTGEIFNLSGEDIAMFTAIKLQADKLILYGEEKGIFDEQGQLIRELRPHEAVSHIERLANHYQAKLLTTATEACRQGVQRAQIVSYAENGALLEELFSREGNGTLIAQEQFETIREATIEDVGGLMELIRPLEEQGILVRRSREVLEREIEQFTIIEREGMIIACAALYPIADSVAGELACLAVNPQYRHDGKGDELLARIIMRAQQQGIKTLFVLSTKTAHWFLERGFLPSSVDRLPSARASLYNFQRNSKVFEKAI; encoded by the coding sequence ATGTCTTACTACGTACAATGGCTACGCCAAGCTTCCCCTTATATCAATGCCCATCGGGGTAAAACCTTTGTGGTAATGATTCCTGGCGAGGCAGTTGAGCATCCAAATTTTAATAATATTATTTATGACCTTGTGTTATTACATAGTTTAGGTGTTCGACTTGTTTTAGTTAATGGTTCTCGCCCACAAATTAATAAAAAGATCGCGGACAAAAAAATATCACCCCATTATCACCACGGATTACGTGTGACGAATGCTGAAATACTAGACTGCGTCATAGAGGTTGTAGGGCGACTTCGCAGCACATTTGAAGCTAAACTATCAATGGATCTTGCCTCATCACCGATGCAAGGTGCAAGATTACGTGTAACCAGTGGCAATTTTGTAACTGCCAAACCCATTGGCGTGGTTGATGGTATTGATTTTCAGCACACAGGTGAAGTTCGCCGTATTGACAGAAAAGGTATTTGCCGCCAGCTAGATGAAAACAATATCGTTTTGCTTTCTCCCTTAGGTTACTCCCCCACAGGCGAGATTTTTAACTTGTCTGGGGAAGACATCGCCATGTTTACAGCAATCAAACTACAAGCGGATAAACTTATCCTCTACGGAGAAGAAAAAGGTATTTTCGATGAGCAAGGGCAGCTAATTAGAGAACTACGCCCTCATGAGGCAGTGTCCCATATAGAAAGACTCGCCAACCATTATCAAGCAAAATTATTAACAACCGCGACAGAAGCTTGTCGGCAAGGTGTACAAAGGGCTCAAATTGTATCTTATGCAGAAAATGGCGCTCTATTAGAGGAATTATTTAGTCGCGAAGGAAATGGCACCCTAATAGCACAAGAACAGTTTGAAACGATTAGAGAAGCAACCATTGAAGATGTTGGCGGTTTAATGGAGCTCATTAGGCCGTTAGAAGAACAAGGTATTTTGGTACGTCGCTCTCGTGAAGTATTAGAGCGTGAGATTGAGCAATTTACTATTATTGAGCGCGAAGGAATGATCATTGCCTGTGCAGCGCTGTACCCAATCGCTGACTCAGTAGCAGGAGAGCTTGCTTGTTTAGCGGTTAACCCTCAATATCGTCATGATGGTAAAGGCGATGAATTATTAGCAAGAATCATCATGCGTGCACAACAGCAAGGTATTAAAACATTGTTTGTATTATCCACCAAAACGGCTCACTGGTTTTTAGAGCGCGGCTTTCTGCCAAGTAGTGTGGATAGACTCCCCAGTGCAAGGGCATCACTTTACAACTTTCAACGAAACTCGAAAGTATTTGAAAAAGCGATTTAA
- a CDS encoding ABC transporter permease, with product MFKHYYRSTSWKIGRFIFNSFAGLVLVFLITPVLIIIPLSFNSSSFLTYPMDDVSLTWYKAFFTSDTWMSALKNSFIIAPIATLFATVLGTLAAMGIAKTKFRGKMLFMSIIMSPMVTPIVITAVGMYFFFAQLQLTNSYLGIILAHTVLGIPFVVITVTASLRGYDDNFSRAAISLGASPLTVFRTVTFPLIAPGVISGALFAFATSFDEVVVTLFLASSSQRTLPMQMFSGIRENIEPTIAAAATIMLVSSAVLLLTIEYLRRRSERLRKPTH from the coding sequence ATGTTTAAACATTATTATCGTTCCACTAGCTGGAAAATTGGACGATTTATATTTAATAGTTTTGCTGGTTTAGTATTAGTTTTTTTAATTACGCCTGTGCTTATTATTATTCCGCTTTCGTTTAATAGCAGTTCGTTTTTAACTTATCCTATGGATGATGTTTCGCTTACCTGGTATAAGGCTTTCTTTACATCAGATACATGGATGAGCGCCCTTAAAAATAGTTTTATTATTGCTCCCATTGCAACACTATTTGCAACGGTATTAGGAACCTTAGCGGCAATGGGGATTGCTAAAACTAAATTCAGAGGCAAAATGCTCTTTATGAGCATTATCATGTCTCCGATGGTTACACCAATTGTGATTACAGCAGTTGGTATGTATTTTTTCTTTGCTCAATTACAATTAACCAACAGTTATTTAGGGATTATTTTAGCCCATACCGTATTAGGTATTCCTTTTGTAGTCATTACCGTCACGGCTTCTTTACGTGGTTATGATGATAATTTTTCTCGAGCAGCCATTAGCTTAGGTGCATCCCCTCTTACTGTGTTTAGAACAGTAACCTTTCCTTTAATTGCCCCAGGTGTTATTTCAGGCGCTTTATTTGCTTTTGCAACCTCATTTGATGAGGTTGTGGTGACACTCTTTTTAGCCAGCTCTAGTCAGCGAACACTTCCTATGCAGATGTTCAGTGGCATTCGTGAGAATATCGAACCAACCATTGCAGCGGCCGCAACCATAATGCTGGTTTCATCTGCCGTATTGTTATTAACCATTGAGTATTTACGTAGGCGAAGTGAGCGATTAAGAAAACCTACCCACTAA
- the argE gene encoding acetylornithine deacetylase, translating to MLPDFKQQFKQLLRTNSVSSTQANLDQSNKEVIDLLASWLDELGFKLEIQAVAEGKYNLLAQYGSGTGGFVLAGHTDTVPYDETHWASNPLDLYEADNRWYGLGSCDMKGFFAIAIKALQPLLNKPFKQPLFILATCDEESSMNGARTLLASKQKFGRAAVIGEPTNLHPIRLHKGIMMDRIEMIGQSGHSSNPTLGHSALEAMNEAMTTLLKLRSKWQQHYQNPLFSVPYPTLNLGCIHGGDNPNRICGQCALEFDLRPLPTMVADDLRATIIQQLTPIIEKHQVSLNYQPLFGDIPAFEQNANSELVKLAEKLTGLTSESVAFATEAPFIQQVVGDTIILGAGSIDQAHQPNEYLSLSQIEPYTLLLRQLITHYCLS from the coding sequence ATGCTACCTGACTTTAAGCAACAGTTTAAACAGCTACTACGGACAAACTCCGTCAGCTCAACCCAAGCTAATCTTGATCAAAGCAATAAAGAAGTGATCGATTTACTGGCTTCATGGTTAGACGAGTTAGGATTTAAACTTGAAATACAAGCCGTTGCAGAGGGTAAATATAATTTACTTGCACAATATGGCTCAGGTACAGGCGGTTTTGTTTTAGCAGGGCATACTGACACGGTACCTTATGATGAAACTCACTGGGCAAGTAATCCTCTTGACCTTTACGAAGCGGATAATCGTTGGTACGGTTTAGGTAGTTGTGACATGAAAGGCTTTTTCGCAATCGCAATAAAAGCCTTACAACCTTTGTTAAATAAACCTTTTAAGCAACCCTTATTTATTTTAGCAACCTGTGACGAAGAAAGCTCCATGAACGGTGCTCGCACCTTGTTAGCTAGCAAACAAAAATTTGGACGTGCTGCCGTCATTGGCGAACCCACTAACCTACACCCCATTCGCCTGCACAAAGGCATAATGATGGACCGTATCGAAATGATTGGGCAAAGTGGCCACTCTTCTAATCCTACGTTAGGTCACAGTGCGCTGGAAGCAATGAATGAGGCCATGACAACACTGCTAAAATTACGTAGTAAATGGCAACAACATTATCAAAATCCTCTTTTTTCTGTGCCCTACCCTACATTAAACCTAGGTTGCATTCATGGGGGCGATAACCCCAACCGTATTTGTGGGCAATGTGCCTTAGAGTTTGATCTTAGGCCATTACCAACCATGGTTGCTGATGATTTAAGAGCAACGATCATTCAACAGTTAACACCTATCATTGAAAAGCACCAAGTATCCCTTAATTATCAACCACTGTTTGGAGATATTCCAGCCTTTGAACAAAATGCCAACAGTGAACTAGTCAAACTTGCCGAAAAACTCACAGGACTCACCAGTGAGTCTGTTGCATTTGCAACCGAAGCCCCCTTTATTCAACAAGTTGTTGGTGATACGATCATTCTAGGTGCGGGCTCTATTGACCAAGCCCATCAACCCAATGAGTACTTATCACTTTCTCAAATAGAGCCTTATACGTTATTATTGCGCCAACTAATAACACATTACTGCTTATCATAG